In Rathayibacter sp. VKM Ac-2762, one DNA window encodes the following:
- a CDS encoding DUF948 domain-containing protein has product MTGGDIAGLIAAGVFAILVAITAVPLWKLGRVFDSTSEAIKQASDGLTPILDESASTLREANHQLARVDTITKDVAEVTGNVNALVALTAATVGGPLIKLAGFTAGVRAVLVAGRTADKAGAAVGRSAAKRTKRPRSK; this is encoded by the coding sequence GTGACCGGTGGAGACATCGCAGGGCTCATCGCCGCGGGGGTGTTCGCGATCCTGGTGGCGATCACCGCCGTCCCGCTCTGGAAGCTCGGGCGCGTCTTCGACAGCACGAGCGAGGCCATCAAGCAGGCCAGCGACGGCCTGACGCCGATCCTCGACGAGTCGGCCTCCACCCTCCGCGAGGCCAACCACCAGCTCGCGCGGGTGGACACGATCACCAAGGACGTCGCCGAGGTCACCGGCAACGTCAACGCGCTCGTCGCCCTCACAGCCGCGACCGTCGGCGGTCCGCTCATCAAGCTCGCCGGCTTCACCGCCGGAGTCCGCGCCGTGCTCGTCGCCGGACGCACGGCCGACAAGGCCGGAGCCGCGGTCGGCCGCTCCGCCGCGAAGCGCACGAAGAGGCCGCGCTCGAAGTAG
- the rpsD gene encoding 30S ribosomal protein S4 — MSTTSRTRSKTRLSRALGIPLTPKAARYLEKRPYAPGEHGRSKRKADSDYAVRLREKQRLRAQYGIREKQLRIAFQEARRTQGLTGENLVELLEMRLDALVLRSGFARTTAQARQFVTHRHIMVDGKTVDRPSFRVKPGQVIHVKTRSEGTEPFQVAAAGGHVDVLPKTPGYLEVEIDKLQATLLRRPKRAEVPVTCEVQLVVEYYAAR; from the coding sequence GTGTCGACCACGTCCCGTACCCGCTCGAAGACGCGCCTCTCGCGCGCCCTCGGCATCCCCCTGACCCCGAAGGCCGCCCGCTACCTCGAGAAGCGTCCCTACGCTCCCGGTGAGCACGGCCGCTCGAAGCGCAAGGCCGACTCCGACTACGCCGTCCGCCTCCGTGAGAAGCAGCGTCTGCGCGCCCAGTACGGCATCCGCGAGAAGCAGCTCCGCATCGCCTTCCAGGAGGCGCGCCGCACCCAGGGCCTGACCGGTGAGAACCTGGTCGAGCTCCTCGAGATGCGCCTCGACGCCCTCGTCCTGCGCTCGGGCTTCGCCCGTACCACCGCGCAGGCCCGCCAGTTCGTCACCCACCGCCACATCATGGTGGACGGCAAGACGGTCGACCGCCCCTCCTTCCGCGTGAAGCCGGGCCAGGTCATCCACGTCAAGACCCGCTCCGAGGGCACCGAGCCCTTCCAGGTCGCCGCCGCCGGTGGACACGTCGACGTCCTCCCCAAGACCCCGGGCTACCTCGAGGTCGAGATCGACAAGCTGCAGGCGACGCTCCTGCGCCGCCCGAAGCGCGCCGAGGTCCCCGTGACCTGCGAAGTGCAGCTCGTCGTCGAGTACTACGCGGCCCGCTGA
- a CDS encoding peptidylprolyl isomerase, with product MAQGKSNDREARTRLRAYQARQSLHRSRQKRRVRDNVIAAIAAVVVIGLAVVAQILYFSGGPGTPVAEPTSSSSATPTPEATGSNTGDVPSSDIAEGRDWTGTLTIGEDPLGITLAGAAAPQAVSSFISLTQSGFYDGVSCHRLTTEGLYVLQCGDPDGDGTGGPGYSYGPVENAPEDGVYPAGTIAMARQGGNGYSQGSQFFVVYQDTTLPADAAGGYTVLGQVTSGLDALVSDVVSKGTADGSGDGAPAEPVTITSVSVE from the coding sequence GTGGCCCAGGGCAAGTCGAACGACCGCGAGGCGCGCACCCGGCTCCGGGCCTACCAGGCCCGTCAGAGCCTCCACCGCTCGAGGCAGAAGCGGCGCGTGCGCGACAACGTGATCGCGGCGATCGCCGCCGTCGTCGTGATCGGGCTCGCCGTCGTCGCCCAGATCCTCTACTTCTCCGGCGGCCCCGGCACCCCGGTCGCCGAGCCGACCTCCTCCTCCTCCGCGACCCCGACGCCCGAGGCGACGGGGTCGAACACCGGCGACGTCCCCTCCTCCGACATCGCCGAGGGCCGCGACTGGACGGGCACGCTCACGATCGGCGAGGACCCGCTGGGCATCACGCTCGCCGGCGCCGCCGCCCCGCAGGCGGTGTCCTCCTTCATCTCGCTGACGCAGTCCGGCTTCTACGACGGCGTCTCCTGCCACCGCCTCACCACGGAGGGCCTCTACGTCCTCCAGTGCGGCGACCCGGACGGCGACGGCACCGGCGGCCCCGGCTACAGCTACGGCCCCGTCGAGAACGCGCCCGAGGACGGCGTCTACCCGGCCGGGACCATCGCCATGGCCCGCCAGGGCGGCAACGGCTACAGCCAGGGCAGCCAGTTCTTCGTCGTCTACCAGGACACGACCCTGCCCGCCGACGCGGCCGGCGGGTACACCGTGCTCGGGCAGGTCACCTCGGGACTGGACGCGCTCGTCAGCGACGTCGTGTCGAAGGGCACGGCCGACGGATCGGGTGACGGCGCCCCCGCCGAGCCCGTGACCATCACCTCCGTCTCCGTCGAGTAG
- a CDS encoding DUF349 domain-containing protein, giving the protein MSDQQPWGRVGDDGTVYVRVGDGEREVGQYPDATPEEALAYYERKYTELAGQVSLLEQRAKRGAPAGDVARTVQSLSAAIAQANAVGDLESLQTRVDALSGSVEDLTEQQAAESKAALSEALAYREAIVAEAEALAAVDPAKTQWKQASAAIDDLFARWQNHQQQGPRLPKNDANELWRRFRGARTTIEQNRKAFFADLDSAHREAKQAKQALIDQAEALVPQGADAIPDYRALLERWRVAGRAGKRFDDALWARFKAAGDAIYGAKAEIVAQESVEYTENLDLKLALLEEAEPLLQEQDREKAKRVLLSIQERWDAVGRVPREQVRTVEDRLRKVEAHVRKLDEEHWNRSNPERKARSEGLASQLTAAIQKLQDELDEAKARGDRDAIAQAQEALDARKVWLDAIG; this is encoded by the coding sequence ATGAGTGACCAGCAGCCGTGGGGACGGGTCGGCGACGACGGGACGGTCTACGTCCGCGTCGGCGACGGGGAGCGAGAGGTCGGCCAGTACCCCGATGCGACTCCCGAGGAGGCGCTCGCCTACTACGAGCGCAAGTACACGGAGCTCGCCGGGCAGGTCTCCCTGCTCGAGCAGCGCGCCAAGCGGGGCGCACCCGCCGGAGACGTCGCCCGGACGGTGCAGTCGCTGTCCGCGGCCATCGCGCAGGCGAACGCGGTCGGCGACCTCGAGTCGCTGCAGACCCGGGTCGACGCGCTGAGCGGCTCCGTCGAGGATCTGACCGAGCAGCAGGCGGCCGAGTCGAAGGCCGCGCTGTCCGAGGCCCTCGCCTACCGCGAGGCGATCGTCGCCGAGGCCGAGGCCCTGGCGGCGGTCGACCCGGCGAAGACGCAGTGGAAGCAGGCCAGCGCCGCGATCGACGACCTCTTCGCCCGCTGGCAGAACCACCAGCAGCAGGGCCCGCGCCTTCCCAAGAACGACGCGAACGAGCTGTGGCGCCGGTTCCGCGGAGCGCGCACCACGATCGAGCAGAACCGCAAGGCGTTCTTCGCCGACCTCGACTCCGCGCACCGCGAGGCCAAGCAGGCCAAGCAGGCGCTCATCGACCAGGCCGAGGCGCTGGTGCCCCAGGGCGCCGACGCCATCCCGGACTACCGCGCGCTGCTCGAGCGCTGGCGGGTCGCAGGCCGTGCCGGCAAGCGGTTCGACGACGCGCTCTGGGCGCGCTTCAAGGCCGCCGGCGACGCGATCTACGGCGCCAAGGCCGAGATCGTCGCGCAGGAGAGCGTCGAGTACACCGAGAACCTCGACCTCAAGCTCGCCCTCCTCGAAGAGGCGGAGCCGCTCCTGCAGGAGCAGGACCGCGAGAAGGCCAAGCGGGTGCTGCTCTCGATCCAGGAGCGCTGGGACGCCGTCGGCCGCGTGCCGCGCGAGCAGGTGCGCACCGTCGAGGACCGCCTCCGCAAGGTCGAGGCGCACGTCCGCAAGCTCGACGAGGAGCACTGGAACCGCAGCAACCCGGAGCGCAAGGCCCGCTCCGAGGGTCTCGCCTCGCAGCTGACCGCCGCCATCCAGAAGCTCCAGGACGAGCTCGACGAGGCGAAGGCGCGCGGCGACCGCGACGCGATCGCCCAGGCGCAGGAGGCGCTCGACGCCCGCAAGGTCTGGCTCGACGCGATCGGCTAG
- the alaS gene encoding alanine--tRNA ligase encodes MQTADIRNRWLDFFGSRGHTVVPSASLVSEDPSLLFTVAGMVPFVPYLTGVVPAPYPRATSVQKCIRTNDIEEVGKTPRHGTFFQMNGNFSFGDYFKEGAIGYAWELLTGAESDGGLGFDEKDLWVTVYKDDDEAIALWKTIAGLPDERIQRLDKDTNYWSTGQPGPAGPCSEIFFDRGPAYGIDGGPATDDDRYVEIWNLVFMQYLRGEGTSKVDFDILGELPRKNIDTGMGLERVAFLKQGVENMYEIDQVRPVLDRAAELSGRRYGAVHEDDVRMRVIADHVRSSLMLLSDGVTPSNEGRGYILRRLMRRTVRAMRLLGVDTATFPELFAASRDAMASAYPEVSTEFERLSTSAYGEEEAFLRTLAAGTEILDLAVLKTKKAESPTLPGDTAFLLHDTFGFPIDLTLEIAEESGLTVDREAFDSLMTAQRTRAKADAKSKKSALADLSVYADFRAHGETLFTGYDVLDTETRILGLIVGGHSVTKAVAGDIAEVILEATSLYAESGGQEADAGRIVGSGFDLEVLDVQKPVKGLISHKVQVASGEVGVGDAATSVVDRDWRRGATQAHSGTHLIHAALRQVLGPQAHQSGSYNKAGYLRLDFSWNQALSLETRSEIEEIANTAIRDNLEVVTRELPIDEAKALGAMALFGEKYGDVVRVVDIGGPWSRELCAGTHVGRSSEVGVISLVSESSVGSTNRRVESLVGREAFQELAAERALVSTISSSLKTPREQLPERIGELVASLKAAEKRIAAFEAKALADRVPALAATRRTVGGTTVVAESIGTAGSTDELRSLVTSVRERLGQEPAVVALAADVSGKPAVIVATNQAARDQGRRAGALAKRAAGILGGGGGGKDDLAQGGGSDVSAIGAALEAVVQEATS; translated from the coding sequence ATGCAGACCGCAGACATCCGCAACCGCTGGCTCGACTTCTTCGGGAGCCGCGGCCACACCGTGGTCCCCTCCGCCTCCCTCGTGAGCGAGGACCCGAGCCTCCTCTTCACCGTCGCCGGCATGGTGCCGTTCGTGCCCTACCTCACCGGAGTGGTCCCCGCGCCCTACCCGCGTGCCACCAGCGTGCAGAAGTGCATCCGCACCAACGACATCGAGGAGGTCGGCAAGACGCCTCGTCACGGCACCTTCTTCCAGATGAACGGCAACTTCTCCTTCGGCGACTACTTCAAGGAGGGGGCGATCGGCTACGCCTGGGAGCTGCTCACCGGCGCCGAGAGCGACGGGGGACTGGGCTTCGACGAGAAGGACCTCTGGGTCACCGTCTACAAGGACGACGACGAGGCGATCGCGCTCTGGAAGACGATCGCGGGACTGCCGGACGAGCGCATCCAGCGCCTGGACAAGGACACCAACTACTGGTCGACCGGCCAGCCCGGCCCCGCGGGCCCCTGCTCCGAGATCTTCTTCGACCGTGGACCCGCCTACGGGATCGACGGCGGCCCGGCGACGGACGACGACCGCTACGTCGAGATCTGGAACCTCGTCTTCATGCAGTACCTCCGCGGCGAGGGCACGAGCAAGGTCGACTTCGACATCCTCGGCGAGCTGCCGCGCAAGAACATCGACACCGGCATGGGCCTCGAGCGCGTCGCCTTCCTCAAGCAGGGCGTCGAGAACATGTACGAGATCGACCAGGTCCGTCCGGTCCTCGATCGCGCCGCCGAGCTCTCGGGCCGCCGCTACGGAGCCGTCCACGAGGACGACGTCCGCATGCGCGTCATCGCCGACCACGTGCGCTCCTCGCTGATGCTGCTGTCGGACGGCGTGACGCCTTCCAATGAGGGGCGCGGCTACATCCTCCGTCGCCTGATGCGCCGCACGGTGCGCGCCATGCGCCTGCTCGGAGTGGACACCGCGACGTTCCCCGAGCTCTTCGCCGCCTCGCGCGACGCGATGGCGTCGGCCTACCCCGAGGTGTCCACGGAGTTCGAGCGCCTCTCGACCAGCGCCTACGGCGAGGAGGAGGCGTTCCTCCGCACCCTCGCGGCCGGCACCGAGATCCTCGACCTCGCGGTCCTGAAGACGAAGAAGGCCGAGTCGCCGACGCTGCCGGGCGACACCGCGTTCCTCCTGCACGACACCTTCGGGTTCCCGATCGACCTCACCCTCGAGATCGCCGAGGAGTCGGGTCTGACGGTCGACCGCGAGGCGTTCGACTCCCTCATGACCGCGCAGCGCACGCGTGCGAAGGCCGACGCGAAGTCGAAGAAGTCGGCGCTGGCCGATCTCTCGGTCTACGCCGACTTCCGCGCCCACGGCGAGACGCTGTTCACCGGCTACGACGTGCTCGACACCGAGACGCGCATCCTCGGCCTCATCGTCGGCGGGCACTCCGTCACGAAGGCGGTCGCGGGCGACATCGCCGAGGTGATCCTCGAGGCGACCAGCCTCTACGCGGAGTCGGGCGGCCAGGAGGCCGACGCCGGCCGCATCGTCGGCTCCGGCTTCGATCTTGAGGTCCTCGACGTGCAGAAGCCCGTCAAGGGGCTCATCAGCCACAAGGTCCAGGTCGCCAGCGGCGAGGTCGGAGTGGGCGACGCCGCCACCTCCGTCGTCGACCGCGACTGGCGCCGGGGCGCCACGCAGGCGCACTCGGGCACGCACCTCATCCACGCCGCGCTGCGCCAGGTGCTCGGTCCGCAGGCGCACCAGTCCGGCTCCTACAACAAGGCGGGCTACCTGCGCCTGGACTTCTCGTGGAACCAGGCCCTCTCGCTCGAGACCCGCAGCGAGATCGAGGAGATCGCCAACACGGCGATCCGTGACAATCTCGAGGTCGTCACGCGCGAGCTCCCGATCGACGAGGCGAAGGCGCTCGGCGCGATGGCCCTCTTCGGCGAGAAGTACGGCGACGTCGTCCGCGTGGTCGACATCGGCGGGCCCTGGTCGCGCGAGCTCTGCGCGGGCACCCACGTCGGGCGCTCGTCCGAGGTCGGCGTGATCAGCCTGGTCAGCGAGTCCTCGGTCGGATCGACCAACCGCCGCGTCGAGTCGCTCGTGGGCCGCGAGGCCTTCCAGGAGCTCGCCGCCGAGCGCGCCCTCGTCAGCACGATCTCGTCCTCGCTGAAGACACCCCGCGAGCAGCTCCCCGAGCGGATCGGCGAGCTCGTCGCGAGCCTCAAGGCCGCCGAGAAGCGGATCGCCGCGTTCGAGGCCAAGGCCCTCGCCGACCGGGTGCCCGCCCTCGCCGCGACCCGTCGCACGGTGGGCGGCACGACCGTCGTCGCCGAGAGCATCGGCACCGCGGGATCGACCGACGAGCTGCGCTCCCTCGTGACCTCCGTCCGCGAGCGGCTCGGCCAGGAGCCGGCCGTCG
- a CDS encoding type IV toxin-antitoxin system AbiEi family antitoxin: MRLPSVLLPGHLPLAELCAARLDGELVALDEGFLVADLPLGASERAASLRSLLPRGAVADRLSAAWVHGAMHRPPRVHSASIDRRKRRQAPSNPRLRCHEVLLDEDDVVLLGGAPVTSPARTLIDLARTEDAGAILRALSRSTRTGLDAVLARLEEGSAVAGRRNVGRRLRAALGEAPPGDQPAFTR; the protein is encoded by the coding sequence ATGCGCCTCCCCTCCGTGCTCCTCCCCGGGCACCTCCCTCTCGCGGAGCTGTGCGCCGCCCGCCTCGACGGCGAGCTGGTCGCGCTCGACGAGGGCTTCCTCGTCGCGGACCTGCCCCTGGGGGCGTCCGAGCGGGCCGCCTCCCTGCGCTCGCTGCTCCCCCGCGGCGCCGTCGCCGATCGTCTCTCCGCCGCGTGGGTGCACGGAGCGATGCACCGTCCGCCGCGGGTGCACAGCGCCTCGATCGACCGGCGGAAGCGCCGACAGGCGCCGTCGAACCCCCGCCTGCGCTGCCACGAGGTCCTGCTCGACGAGGACGACGTCGTCCTCCTCGGCGGCGCCCCGGTCACGTCGCCTGCTCGCACGCTGATCGACCTCGCCCGGACGGAGGACGCGGGCGCGATCCTCCGAGCGCTCTCTCGGAGCACCCGGACCGGCCTCGACGCCGTCCTCGCGAGGCTGGAGGAGGGCAGCGCCGTCGCCGGACGGAGGAACGTCGGACGACGGCTGCGGGCGGCGCTCGGCGAGGCGCCGCCCGGGGATCAGCCCGCGTTCACCCGGTAG
- a CDS encoding replication-associated recombination protein A — MTMQQAGLRSGATPLAVRMRPRSLEEVAGQRHLLTPGSPLVALAADTTGERGAVSVILWGPPGTGKTTLAQAVAHSSGRRFVELSAVTAGVKDVRQVMEEALSTRDLYGTSTVLFLDEIHRFTKAQQDALLPGVENGWVILIAATTENPSFSVIAPLLSRSLLLTLEPLSDDDLGVLVDRALHDERGLRDSVTLEEEARASIVRLASGDARRALTALEAAATSARSEAREADRVARAAAAEDPDEENEDDEGAPVEAAAEEPALPVITTEVVARAVDRALLRYDRNGDEHYDVISAFIKSIRGSDVDAALHYLARMIEAGEDPRFIARRIIVSASEDIGMADPQALVVAIAAADAVQFIGMPEGRIPLAQAVVHLATAPKSNASYSAIDAAIADVRAGRAGRVPAHLRDAHYPGAKKLGHGKGYRYPHDADLGVLEQQYLPDPLQGARYYRPTEHGNERDVSARLAKLLRIIRGDRG, encoded by the coding sequence ATGACCATGCAGCAGGCCGGACTCCGCTCCGGGGCGACTCCGCTCGCCGTGCGGATGCGGCCGCGCAGCCTCGAGGAGGTCGCCGGCCAGCGCCACCTCCTGACGCCCGGCTCGCCCCTGGTCGCCCTCGCCGCCGACACGACGGGGGAGCGGGGAGCGGTGTCCGTGATCCTCTGGGGCCCTCCCGGCACGGGCAAGACCACGCTCGCGCAGGCGGTGGCCCACTCCAGCGGCCGCCGCTTCGTCGAGCTCTCCGCCGTCACGGCGGGCGTGAAGGACGTGCGGCAGGTGATGGAGGAGGCACTCTCCACCCGCGACCTCTACGGCACGTCCACCGTGCTCTTCCTCGACGAGATCCACCGCTTCACCAAGGCGCAGCAGGACGCACTGCTGCCCGGGGTCGAGAACGGGTGGGTCATCCTCATCGCGGCCACGACCGAGAACCCCTCGTTCTCGGTGATCGCGCCGCTGCTCTCGCGCTCGCTCCTGCTGACCCTCGAGCCGCTCAGCGACGACGACCTGGGCGTCCTGGTCGACCGCGCCCTGCACGACGAGCGGGGTCTGCGCGACTCGGTGACGCTGGAGGAGGAGGCCCGGGCGAGCATCGTGCGGCTCGCCTCCGGAGACGCCCGGCGGGCACTGACCGCGCTCGAGGCCGCCGCCACCTCCGCCCGCTCGGAGGCCCGCGAGGCCGACCGGGTCGCCCGCGCCGCCGCCGCGGAGGACCCGGACGAGGAGAACGAGGACGACGAGGGCGCTCCCGTCGAGGCCGCCGCCGAGGAGCCCGCGCTCCCCGTCATCACGACCGAGGTCGTCGCGCGCGCCGTCGACCGCGCCCTGCTGCGCTACGACCGCAACGGCGACGAGCACTACGACGTCATCAGCGCCTTCATCAAGTCCATCCGGGGCTCGGACGTCGACGCGGCGCTGCACTACCTGGCCCGGATGATCGAGGCGGGGGAGGATCCGCGGTTCATCGCCCGCCGCATCATCGTCTCCGCGTCCGAGGACATCGGCATGGCCGACCCGCAGGCGCTCGTCGTCGCGATCGCCGCGGCGGACGCCGTGCAGTTCATCGGCATGCCGGAGGGGCGCATCCCGCTCGCCCAGGCGGTCGTGCACCTGGCGACCGCCCCGAAGTCGAACGCGTCCTACTCCGCCATCGACGCGGCCATCGCGGACGTGCGCGCGGGCCGCGCGGGCCGCGTGCCGGCGCACCTGCGCGACGCGCACTACCCCGGCGCCAAGAAGCTCGGCCACGGGAAGGGCTACCGGTACCCGCACGACGCCGACCTCGGCGTCCTCGAGCAGCAGTACCTCCCGGATCCGCTCCAGGGCGCGCGGTACTACCGGCCCACCGAGCACGGCAACGAGCGCGACGTCTCCGCACGCCTGGCGAAGCTCCTGCGCATCATCCGCGGCGACCGGGGCTGA